One window of the Shewanella litorisediminis genome contains the following:
- a CDS encoding AAA family ATPase, producing the protein MQDIKDLTAVLRSNTPIVVIETYEEYRVIELLKRVAMTLYQPLFTWSVTSGLSRVDKDMGTQKFNTDPAELLGQIKSTQQQGIYVLCDFHPFVQDAPRNVRLLKEIALEYDALKHTLVLVSHAFEIPPEIRRYCAHFRLSLPSRNQLENLIVEEVDKVRRQGLPLVADEAAIARLADNLRGVTFDDARRLIHKAIVDDGAITHDDVERVNQAKFRLMDMDGVLRYEYDTSSFSDIAGLHNLKEWLKARTPELSPQSSAPPPKGILLLGVQGSGKSLAAKAVAGAWQRPLLRLDMAALYNKYIGETEKNLRQALELADLMAPCVLWVDEIEKGISGSSSDEGTSQRILGTLLTWMAERKSDVFLVATANDIQALPPELMRKGRMDEIFFVDLPDEEIRKAIFLIHCKKRAVDVTSMDLGLLSRASQGFSGAEIEQVVISAIYAAASRRQPVDQAIILEELSRTRPLSVVMREKIDGLRAWAKGRTVNAHLD; encoded by the coding sequence ATGCAGGATATCAAGGATTTAACAGCGGTACTCAGATCGAATACACCCATAGTGGTAATTGAAACCTACGAAGAATATCGGGTCATAGAGTTGCTTAAACGGGTCGCCATGACCCTGTATCAACCCCTGTTTACCTGGTCTGTCACCTCGGGGTTATCCCGGGTAGACAAGGACATGGGTACCCAAAAGTTCAATACCGATCCCGCCGAGTTGCTTGGGCAAATCAAATCGACCCAGCAGCAGGGCATCTATGTGCTCTGTGATTTTCATCCCTTCGTTCAGGATGCGCCGCGCAATGTTCGATTATTGAAGGAAATTGCACTCGAATACGATGCCCTGAAACATACCCTGGTGCTGGTCAGTCATGCCTTTGAGATCCCGCCTGAAATCCGCCGCTACTGTGCCCATTTCCGTCTGTCGTTGCCAAGCCGCAACCAGCTTGAAAATCTGATAGTGGAAGAAGTTGATAAGGTACGCCGTCAGGGCTTGCCGCTGGTGGCCGATGAGGCCGCCATTGCCAGATTGGCCGATAACCTGCGTGGCGTGACCTTTGATGATGCCCGCCGCCTGATCCACAAAGCGATTGTGGATGATGGTGCCATCACCCATGATGATGTGGAGCGGGTTAATCAGGCCAAGTTCCGCTTGATGGACATGGATGGGGTGCTGAGATACGAGTACGACACCAGCAGTTTTTCCGACATTGCCGGCCTGCATAATCTCAAGGAGTGGCTCAAGGCCCGTACGCCAGAACTCTCTCCCCAAAGCAGCGCACCACCTCCCAAGGGCATACTGCTGCTGGGCGTGCAGGGCAGCGGTAAGAGCCTCGCCGCCAAGGCGGTGGCTGGTGCCTGGCAGCGGCCCTTGCTGCGCCTCGATATGGCGGCGCTTTATAACAAATACATAGGCGAAACCGAGAAGAACCTGCGTCAGGCGCTGGAGCTGGCTGATCTGATGGCGCCCTGTGTGCTCTGGGTGGATGAAATTGAAAAGGGCATCAGCGGCAGCAGCAGTGACGAGGGCACATCACAGCGCATACTCGGGACCTTATTGACCTGGATGGCGGAGCGTAAATCCGATGTATTTTTGGTGGCCACTGCCAACGATATTCAGGCTCTGCCCCCCGAGCTGATGCGAAAGGGACGTATGGATGAAATCTTCTTTGTCGACTTACCCGATGAGGAAATCCGTAAAGCCATTTTCCTTATCCACTGTAAAAAGCGTGCAGTTGACGTGACCAGTATGGATCTGGGGCTTTTGTCCCGCGCCAGTCAGGGATTCAGTGGCGCCGAAATTGAGCAGGTGGTGATTTCAGCCATCTATGCAGCGGCCAGTCGCCGCCAGCCGGTGGATCAGGCCATTATTCTGGAAGAGTTGTCCCGCACCCGCCCACTCTCAGTGGTGATGCGGGAAAAAATCGATGGCCTCAGGGCCTGGGCAAAGGGTCGCACGGTTAATGCCCATCTGGATTAG
- a CDS encoding HlyD family secretion protein has product MDLLLILTYTAICVVIFKVFKIPLNKWTVPTAVLGGIVLLGTLLLLMNYNHPYSRFAREYFVTVPINPLVTGKVVDVAVTPNDPIREGDVLFRLDPRPFESALIQKQAALKAAEQEVPQLEAAWETAKASVERAQADRDRSKSEYERYEAGRRKGGANSPFTALELDNKRQLYFAAEAQLTAARAEEMRVRYAYESNIDGVNTKVAAARAELARAEFDLEQSVVRAPSDGVVTHMALRPGMVVVPMPLRPVMSFIPNGQRYFVGAFWQNSMLRLKAGDEAEVILDAAPGQVFKGRVAQILPAMAEGEVQANGQLQSSARMFQRGRVLVMIEFERSDEMQAFPAGVAGQVAIYTDHFSHVAVMRKVLLRMQGWLNYLFGEGH; this is encoded by the coding sequence ATGGATTTACTGCTTATCCTGACCTACACCGCCATCTGCGTGGTGATATTTAAAGTCTTTAAAATTCCCCTCAACAAATGGACTGTACCCACAGCGGTATTGGGCGGCATAGTGCTTCTGGGCACCTTGCTGTTGCTGATGAATTACAACCATCCCTACAGCCGCTTTGCCCGTGAGTATTTTGTTACCGTGCCCATTAACCCCTTGGTCACCGGCAAGGTGGTGGACGTGGCCGTAACGCCCAATGACCCAATTCGCGAAGGAGACGTGCTGTTCCGGCTGGATCCCAGACCCTTTGAGTCGGCCCTTATCCAGAAGCAGGCGGCACTGAAGGCGGCAGAGCAGGAAGTGCCACAGCTAGAGGCCGCGTGGGAAACCGCCAAGGCCAGCGTTGAGCGCGCCCAGGCTGACAGAGACAGAAGCAAGTCTGAGTATGAACGCTATGAAGCGGGCCGTCGTAAAGGCGGTGCCAACTCGCCCTTTACCGCGCTGGAACTGGACAACAAACGCCAGCTTTACTTTGCTGCCGAGGCGCAGCTCACCGCCGCCAGAGCCGAGGAAATGCGGGTGCGCTATGCCTATGAGTCCAACATAGACGGGGTGAACACCAAGGTCGCTGCGGCCAGGGCCGAACTTGCCAGGGCCGAGTTTGATCTTGAACAGTCTGTGGTGCGCGCGCCCTCCGACGGTGTTGTCACTCACATGGCGCTGCGTCCCGGTATGGTGGTGGTGCCCATGCCACTCAGGCCTGTGATGAGTTTTATCCCCAATGGGCAGCGTTACTTTGTTGGGGCGTTTTGGCAAAACTCCATGCTGAGGCTGAAAGCCGGTGACGAGGCTGAGGTCATACTGGATGCCGCCCCCGGGCAGGTGTTTAAAGGTCGGGTTGCCCAGATCCTGCCAGCCATGGCGGAAGGGGAGGTACAGGCCAATGGCCAGCTGCAATCCTCCGCCAGAATGTTCCAGCGGGGCAGGGTGTTGGTGATGATTGAGTTTGAGCGCTCTGATGAGATGCAGGCATTTCCTGCCGGGGTTGCGGGGCAGGTAGCCATATACACAGACCACTTCTCCCACGTTGCCGTAATGCGCAAAGTGCTGCTGAGGATGCAGGGCTGGCTCAATTACCTCTTCGGTGAGGGGCACTGA
- a CDS encoding DUF3302 domain-containing protein, translated as MFLDYFALVLLFFVVIVMFYGIIAIHDIPYEIAKKRNHPQQDALHIAGWVSLFTLHVIWPFLWIWATLYREDRGWGFGTVVKRELELEEKVKDLSANLMEMENRLQALELDKAGAARVSDAHQSTTKGGEE; from the coding sequence GTGTTTCTGGACTACTTTGCCCTGGTGCTTCTCTTTTTCGTGGTGATAGTGATGTTTTACGGCATCATCGCCATTCACGATATACCTTATGAAATCGCTAAAAAGCGCAATCATCCCCAGCAGGATGCCTTGCACATTGCCGGTTGGGTGAGCCTGTTTACGTTGCATGTGATTTGGCCCTTCCTGTGGATTTGGGCGACCCTCTATCGCGAAGATCGTGGCTGGGGTTTTGGCACTGTGGTTAAGCGTGAGCTTGAACTGGAAGAAAAAGTCAAAGATCTCAGTGCCAATCTGATGGAAATGGAAAACCGTCTGCAGGCGCTGGAATTGGACAAGGCGGGCGCGGCACGAGTGAGTGATGCCCACCAATCAACCACCAAGGGCGGGGAGGAATAA
- the purT gene encoding formate-dependent phosphoribosylglycinamide formyltransferase: MIGTPYTQGATRAMLLGSGELGKEVAIELTRLGVEVIAVDRYPNAPAMQVAHRSHVINMLDGEALRALIASERPHLVIPEIEAIATQTLVELEAEGLKVVPTARATRLTMDREGIRRLAAETLALPTSPYVFCDSLAELQAALEVTGIPCVVKPVMSSSGKGQSVIRSLGDVQKAWDYAQSGGRAGEGRIIVEGFIDFDYEITLLTISAVDGIHFCAPIGHRQEDGDYRESWQPQAMGSLALERAQHIAREVVQNLGGYGLFGVELFIKGDEVYFSEVSPRPHDTGMVTLISQDLSEFALHVRAILGLPVGTIVQHGPSASAVVLVEGESSNIAYSGLAEALALPNTQVRLFAKPEIHGRRRLGVALARGASIDEALNTALASAACIKVHFN, translated from the coding sequence ATGATAGGCACTCCCTACACCCAGGGCGCTACCCGCGCCATGCTGCTTGGCTCCGGCGAGCTTGGCAAAGAAGTGGCCATTGAATTAACCCGTCTCGGGGTTGAGGTGATTGCGGTTGACCGCTATCCCAACGCCCCAGCCATGCAGGTTGCCCACCGCAGTCATGTCATCAATATGCTCGATGGTGAGGCGCTCAGGGCGCTCATTGCCAGTGAAAGGCCCCATTTGGTGATCCCGGAAATTGAAGCCATCGCCACTCAAACGCTGGTCGAGCTGGAAGCCGAAGGGCTTAAAGTTGTACCCACCGCCCGGGCAACCCGCCTGACCATGGACAGAGAAGGCATTCGCCGTCTCGCCGCCGAAACCCTGGCGCTGCCAACCTCGCCCTATGTATTCTGCGATAGCCTGGCCGAGCTGCAGGCCGCCCTTGAGGTCACAGGCATTCCCTGCGTGGTGAAACCTGTCATGAGCTCTTCCGGCAAGGGCCAAAGCGTTATCCGCAGCCTTGGAGACGTTCAAAAAGCCTGGGATTATGCCCAAAGCGGTGGCCGCGCCGGTGAGGGCCGCATTATCGTCGAAGGCTTTATCGACTTTGACTACGAAATCACCCTGCTGACCATCTCTGCGGTGGACGGCATTCATTTCTGCGCCCCAATCGGCCATCGCCAGGAAGATGGCGACTACCGTGAGTCGTGGCAGCCCCAGGCCATGGGCAGCCTGGCACTGGAGCGGGCACAGCATATCGCCCGCGAGGTGGTACAAAACCTAGGCGGCTACGGCCTCTTTGGGGTGGAGCTCTTTATCAAGGGCGATGAGGTGTATTTCTCAGAGGTGTCGCCCCGCCCACACGATACCGGCATGGTGACCCTCATAAGCCAGGACCTGTCTGAATTTGCCCTGCATGTACGTGCCATTTTGGGGCTGCCAGTGGGGACAATCGTTCAGCATGGCCCCAGCGCCTCGGCAGTGGTTTTGGTAGAAGGTGAATCCAGCAATATTGCTTACTCGGGCCTTGCCGAGGCATTGGCGCTGCCCAATACCCAGGTGCGCCTCTTCGCCAAGCCGGAAATCCATGGCAGGCGACGACTCGGGGTTGCCCTGGCCCGAGGGGCCAGCATAGATGAAGCCCTTAACACCGCGCTTGCCAGTGCCGCCTGTATCAAGGTGCACTTTAACTGA
- a CDS encoding PepSY-associated TM helix domain-containing protein → MSVSLRPSKKALSIARTLHVYVSMALLLLMLFFAFTGITLNHPDWFGASNASSHTESVALPDFLLPITADDPHWQEAAAHWMASQWQGQRQQVEVSVDELVLIQKGPGRYRTVLLDTEMAQVQVESLDYGIVAVLNDLHKGRNSGDIWSLVIDASAILMLLFSLTGAFLLLPQSRRLKRSLGYMTAVSAACVAIYWLSIPG, encoded by the coding sequence ATGTCTGTATCACTGCGCCCCTCCAAAAAGGCGCTTTCCATCGCCCGAACGCTCCATGTGTATGTGTCGATGGCACTCTTGCTGTTGATGCTGTTTTTTGCCTTTACCGGCATCACCCTCAATCACCCCGACTGGTTTGGTGCATCCAACGCCAGCAGCCATACCGAGTCAGTGGCGTTGCCCGACTTCCTCCTGCCCATCACCGCCGATGACCCCCATTGGCAGGAAGCCGCCGCCCATTGGATGGCAAGCCAGTGGCAGGGTCAGCGCCAACAGGTGGAGGTGAGTGTCGATGAGTTGGTGCTCATTCAAAAGGGCCCTGGTCGTTACCGCACCGTACTGCTGGACACCGAGATGGCCCAAGTGCAGGTGGAAAGCCTGGACTATGGCATCGTGGCCGTGCTCAACGATTTACACAAGGGCCGCAACAGCGGCGACATCTGGAGCCTGGTAATCGATGCCAGCGCCATACTCATGCTGCTGTTCTCCCTGACCGGTGCCTTTTTGCTGCTGCCCCAGAGTCGCAGACTCAAACGTTCCCTTGGCTACATGACGGCGGTCAGTGCCGCCTGTGTGGCCATCTATTGGTTATCTATACCCGGATGA
- a CDS encoding DUF2271 domain-containing protein — translation MKLKPLLLASVLCGISTGAFAQMQLELSLKEIATGQYHRPYTAIWVENSRGESVKTLALWVQHDGHKWFKDIRRWWRKAGRDNPAMVDAVSSATRPAGKYHLDWDLSNDEGKPLAEGDYQLFIEVVREHGGRELIRHPFNLPGDDFNVKLPATSETGESQIHYSRQAKR, via the coding sequence ATGAAACTGAAACCTTTGTTATTGGCGAGCGTCCTTTGCGGCATCAGCACCGGCGCCTTCGCCCAGATGCAGCTCGAACTGAGTCTTAAAGAAATCGCCACGGGCCAGTATCACAGGCCCTATACCGCCATTTGGGTGGAAAACAGCCGCGGTGAATCGGTGAAGACGCTGGCGCTGTGGGTACAACACGATGGCCACAAATGGTTTAAAGACATTCGCCGTTGGTGGCGCAAGGCCGGTCGGGACAATCCCGCCATGGTGGATGCTGTGTCGTCGGCCACCCGGCCTGCAGGCAAGTATCACCTCGACTGGGATCTGTCCAACGATGAGGGGAAGCCGCTGGCCGAGGGTGATTACCAGCTCTTTATCGAGGTCGTCAGAGAACATGGTGGCCGCGAGCTTATTCGCCACCCCTTCAACCTGCCCGGCGATGATTTCAACGTTAAGCTGCCCGCCACCAGCGAAACCGGCGAGAGCCAAATTCACTATTCCCGCCAAGCCAAGCGCTAA
- a CDS encoding DUF4198 domain-containing protein, producing the protein MKRLIPLTALLFLPLTQAHDRWILPTHFNVSAEDGKGVWISADVSASNQVFEVDKPFGAEDVLIITPEGNTDRPSSSYRGSRRSVFDYQLTDEGTYRLEKEARPRYFSRYKIKGQDTPVRSNLDKAATRAAMPKDAVELEGALYFSRVESYVTLNKPSDKAFAPKGEYLELVPVTHPADFVEGDPLSLKLLFNGTPAQGVKVNVVADGTRYRNQIEEISLVSDKDGLVQFTPAKAGRFLLHAEYEEAMKDTRLADKTVSEIFLTFEAALQ; encoded by the coding sequence ATGAAACGTCTTATCCCACTGACTGCACTTCTGTTTCTGCCTCTTACCCAGGCCCATGATCGCTGGATACTGCCAACCCATTTCAACGTGTCTGCCGAAGATGGCAAAGGGGTTTGGATAAGTGCCGACGTCAGCGCCAGCAATCAGGTGTTTGAGGTCGATAAACCCTTCGGCGCCGAAGATGTACTAATCATCACCCCAGAGGGTAACACCGACAGGCCAAGTTCCAGCTACCGCGGCAGTCGCCGCAGTGTGTTCGATTATCAGTTGACGGATGAAGGCACCTACCGCCTCGAAAAAGAGGCCAGGCCGCGTTATTTTTCCCGCTACAAAATCAAGGGACAGGATACGCCGGTCAGAAGCAACCTCGACAAGGCCGCTACCCGCGCCGCTATGCCAAAGGATGCTGTGGAGCTCGAAGGTGCGCTGTATTTTTCCCGGGTTGAGTCCTATGTAACTCTCAACAAGCCCTCGGACAAGGCCTTTGCTCCCAAGGGCGAGTACCTGGAATTGGTCCCTGTTACCCACCCGGCCGACTTTGTGGAGGGTGACCCCTTAAGCCTCAAGCTGCTGTTTAACGGTACGCCCGCGCAAGGTGTGAAGGTAAATGTGGTCGCCGATGGCACCCGCTATCGCAACCAGATTGAAGAAATAAGCCTGGTCAGCGACAAAGATGGTCTGGTGCAGTTTACCCCCGCCAAGGCCGGGCGCTTTTTACTGCACGCCGAGTACGAAGAAGCCATGAAAGACACCCGCCTCGCCGACAAGACAGTGAGCGAAATTTTCCTGACCTTTGAGGCCGCGCTTCAGTAA
- a CDS encoding D-2-hydroxyacid dehydrogenase produces MTAICVLDGFTLNPGDLDWSPLSDIGPFEVHDRTPKELILSRAGGAPFVLTNKTVLDAATLEAMPALEYIGVLATGTNVVDVAAAERLGIAVTNVPGYGPDAVAQMGFAHVLHHMSRVSVHHDAVIQGAWSGQADFCFTLGQLESLSGKTLGLVGFGDIARQMARIGMAFGMKLLVHSRSKPVDLPEGAKFVALDTLFAESDVLSLHCPLTDDTRDMVNRESLALMKPGALLINTARGGLVDEVALADALNAGRVRAGVDVLSTEPPSPDNPLLHAANISITPHNAWATVKARQRLLDIAVENLRAFCRGDKANRVD; encoded by the coding sequence ATGACAGCGATTTGTGTATTGGATGGCTTTACCCTGAATCCCGGGGATTTGGATTGGTCGCCCCTGTCTGATATTGGCCCTTTTGAGGTCCACGACAGAACGCCAAAAGAACTTATCCTGAGCCGGGCCGGTGGCGCGCCGTTTGTGCTGACCAACAAAACCGTGCTCGATGCCGCCACCCTCGAGGCTATGCCTGCGCTGGAATACATAGGGGTGCTGGCAACAGGTACCAATGTGGTGGACGTGGCGGCTGCTGAGCGTCTTGGGATAGCGGTTACCAATGTGCCGGGTTATGGCCCGGATGCGGTGGCGCAAATGGGCTTTGCCCATGTGCTTCATCATATGTCCCGGGTCAGTGTCCACCATGATGCGGTTATTCAGGGGGCGTGGAGCGGCCAGGCCGACTTTTGCTTTACTCTGGGGCAGCTGGAGTCTCTGTCCGGCAAGACCTTGGGGCTGGTGGGTTTTGGCGACATTGCGCGGCAAATGGCGCGTATCGGTATGGCCTTTGGTATGAAGTTACTGGTACACAGTCGAAGCAAACCCGTTGATTTGCCAGAGGGAGCGAAGTTTGTTGCGCTGGACACCCTGTTTGCCGAATCCGATGTGTTGTCGCTCCATTGCCCGCTGACCGACGACACCCGTGACATGGTCAATCGCGAGAGCCTGGCGCTGATGAAGCCTGGTGCCCTGCTTATCAATACCGCCCGCGGTGGTTTGGTGGATGAAGTGGCACTGGCGGATGCGCTCAATGCCGGGCGCGTCAGGGCGGGGGTGGATGTGCTCTCAACCGAGCCGCCATCGCCGGACAACCCGCTGCTCCATGCCGCCAATATCAGCATTACTCCTCACAATGCCTGGGCCACAGTCAAAGCGCGCCAGCGACTGCTGGATATAGCGGTTGAAAACCTGAGGGCATTTTGTCGTGGCGACAAAGCAAACCGGGTCGATTGA
- a CDS encoding porin family protein, translating into MKYPLSLLFAASLSVSPWVAAEVYVTPFAGYSFAASSLDANRDGLETNGSVSAEESSHYGIILGTTTNHPGNMYVLYSSQSTDLKAGGNFSNERITSLKLDYAHVGGSLYFPSGDFLPYVTASMGLTQMRPGDDYSDETRFSLGLGVGAEYRLGEHFSLLADLRAFATFIDSENSLFCDANNCLWRVNADLMWQGQANVGVSFRF; encoded by the coding sequence ATGAAATACCCGCTCAGTTTACTGTTTGCCGCATCACTGTCGGTGTCACCCTGGGTGGCCGCCGAAGTGTATGTTACCCCCTTTGCCGGTTACAGTTTTGCCGCCAGTAGTCTGGATGCCAACCGTGACGGGCTGGAGACCAATGGCAGCGTCAGTGCCGAAGAGTCTTCCCATTACGGCATCATTCTGGGAACCACCACCAATCATCCCGGCAATATGTATGTGCTCTATTCTTCCCAAAGCACCGACCTCAAAGCGGGGGGGAACTTTTCAAACGAGCGCATTACCTCCCTCAAACTCGACTACGCCCATGTGGGTGGCAGCCTGTATTTCCCCAGTGGTGATTTTTTGCCCTATGTGACCGCCTCCATGGGCTTGACTCAGATGCGGCCGGGAGATGACTACAGCGATGAAACCCGCTTTTCGCTGGGGCTTGGCGTTGGCGCAGAATATCGCCTCGGTGAGCACTTCTCCCTGCTTGCCGATCTTCGGGCCTTTGCCACTTTCATCGACAGTGAAAACAGTCTCTTTTGTGATGCCAATAACTGTTTGTGGCGGGTGAATGCCGACCTGATGTGGCAAGGTCAGGCTAATGTCGGCGTCAGTTTCAGGTTTTAA
- the djlA gene encoding co-chaperone DjlA — translation MKYKGKFFGFLIGFMFGKIFGALLGLVVGHWFDKRFAGTAGSGSKRQQVFFSTTFAVMGHVAKASGRVTEADIRLASDLMDQLRLDSEARRQAQQAFRDGKAGDFDLKGNLRAFRLLSMGRNELLQMFLEIQIQVALADGELHPNEHRILKVVASELGFRDDALEMLLGRWQAEVNFGRRGGTGKTSLKDAYGLLGIEESATDQDVKRAYRKLMNEHHPDKLVAKGLPEEMMELAKRKAQDIQAAYEAVKAARKMR, via the coding sequence ATGAAGTACAAAGGCAAGTTTTTTGGTTTTCTGATTGGCTTTATGTTCGGCAAAATTTTTGGCGCCTTGCTTGGCCTGGTGGTTGGGCACTGGTTCGACAAACGATTTGCCGGCACCGCCGGTTCAGGCAGTAAGCGCCAACAGGTGTTTTTCAGCACGACCTTTGCGGTGATGGGGCATGTGGCCAAGGCATCCGGCCGGGTCACCGAAGCCGATATCCGTTTGGCATCGGATCTGATGGATCAGCTAAGGCTCGACAGCGAAGCCCGCCGTCAGGCGCAGCAGGCGTTTCGGGATGGCAAGGCCGGAGACTTCGATCTCAAGGGCAATCTCAGGGCGTTCAGGCTATTATCCATGGGCCGTAACGAATTGTTGCAGATGTTCCTGGAGATCCAAATTCAGGTAGCCTTGGCCGACGGTGAGCTGCACCCCAATGAGCACAGAATTCTCAAGGTAGTCGCATCGGAGCTGGGATTTCGGGATGATGCATTGGAAATGCTGCTTGGCCGCTGGCAGGCCGAAGTGAATTTTGGCCGTCGGGGCGGGACTGGCAAGACCTCGCTCAAGGATGCCTATGGCTTGTTAGGCATAGAAGAATCTGCTACTGATCAGGACGTTAAGCGAGCCTACCGTAAACTGATGAATGAACATCATCCTGACAAACTGGTGGCCAAGGGCTTACCGGAGGAAATGATGGAACTCGCCAAGCGCAAGGCTCAGGACATTCAGGCCGCCTATGAGGCGGTCAAGGCCGCGCGAAAGATGCGCTGA
- the murU gene encoding N-acetylmuramate alpha-1-phosphate uridylyltransferase MurU → MKAMILAAGRGERLRPLTDTVPKPLVKAAGKPLIEYHLEKLSAIGVREVVINTAWLGHKLVETLEDGSRFGLIIHYSHEDEALETAGGIVKALPLLGGAPFLVVNGDIYIDALPSFSPSAELLSGETLAHLYLVDNPPQHPQGDFALEQGILSAQGSPKFTFSGIGIYHPALFRALAPGRHALGPLLRQHMEGGRIRGEHFDRYWCDVGTPERLDALNQRLMALGV, encoded by the coding sequence ATGAAGGCCATGATACTGGCGGCAGGGCGGGGCGAGCGCTTAAGGCCGCTTACAGACACAGTGCCCAAACCCTTGGTGAAAGCGGCGGGCAAACCCCTGATTGAGTACCACCTCGAAAAGCTCTCGGCCATCGGGGTGCGTGAGGTGGTCATCAATACTGCCTGGCTTGGCCACAAGTTGGTGGAAACCCTTGAAGATGGCAGCCGGTTTGGCCTGATTATCCACTACAGCCACGAAGATGAAGCGCTGGAAACCGCAGGCGGTATTGTAAAAGCCTTGCCTTTGCTCGGGGGTGCGCCTTTCCTGGTGGTCAATGGTGATATCTATATCGACGCCTTGCCGTCGTTTTCACCGAGCGCTGAACTGTTGTCGGGTGAAACTCTGGCGCATCTCTATTTGGTGGACAATCCGCCCCAGCATCCTCAGGGAGATTTTGCGCTCGAACAGGGCATACTCAGCGCCCAGGGCAGTCCGAAATTCACCTTCTCCGGCATTGGCATTTATCATCCTGCGCTCTTTCGGGCGCTGGCACCCGGGCGTCATGCGCTGGGACCACTGCTGCGGCAACACATGGAAGGCGGACGCATTCGCGGCGAGCATTTTGACCGGTACTGGTGCGATGTGGGTACGCCCGAGAGGCTCGATGCCCTCAATCAACGACTTATGGCGCTTGGAGTGTAA
- a CDS encoding aminoglycoside phosphotransferase family protein, translating into MLAIIKQFFAKSHGTTVSDSRFLALNHWLSNTFGEALYPELISGDASFRRYFRAVHQGRAMVIMDTPVALIPTEPFVAVRDAYAAAGLPVPAIIARDDEQGFMALEDFGDVQLLALLDSQSARHWYPKALALLPGIAAVTQTALGPLPDYDDAFVRRELGIFTEWLLGTHLRLELSRDEEAVLAAAFEMLTQNALEQPRVGMHRDFHSRNLMVVDGELKLLDFQDAVLGPVTYDAVSLLRDCYIRWSEDLVDDMLVAFFVLAHEHALVPPDTDMVQFRRWFELMGLQRHIKAAGIFARLNHRDGKAGYLKDIPLTMHYIRDVAVRYKELGDFAQFIMGRVMPALEAKA; encoded by the coding sequence ATGCTGGCTATAATAAAGCAATTTTTTGCCAAGAGCCATGGAACGACCGTGTCAGATTCGAGATTTCTTGCCCTTAATCATTGGCTTTCCAATACCTTTGGAGAAGCCCTTTACCCTGAACTGATTTCCGGCGATGCCAGCTTCAGACGCTACTTTCGGGCAGTGCATCAGGGCCGCGCCATGGTGATCATGGATACCCCGGTAGCCCTTATCCCCACAGAGCCCTTTGTGGCGGTGCGCGATGCCTATGCCGCAGCCGGTTTACCGGTGCCCGCCATCATCGCCAGGGACGATGAGCAGGGTTTTATGGCACTGGAAGATTTCGGCGATGTACAGTTATTGGCGCTGCTCGATAGCCAAAGCGCACGCCACTGGTATCCCAAGGCGCTGGCACTCTTGCCGGGCATCGCCGCAGTCACCCAAACGGCTCTGGGCCCCTTGCCCGACTATGATGACGCCTTTGTGCGCCGCGAGCTGGGTATCTTTACCGAGTGGCTGCTTGGCACCCATCTCAGGCTTGAGTTAAGCCGCGACGAAGAGGCCGTTCTTGCGGCCGCTTTCGAAATGCTGACCCAAAACGCACTGGAGCAGCCCAGGGTGGGCATGCACAGAGATTTCCACAGCCGCAATCTGATGGTCGTTGATGGCGAGCTCAAGCTGCTGGATTTTCAGGACGCTGTGCTCGGGCCTGTGACCTATGATGCGGTGTCGCTGCTGCGGGACTGTTACATTCGCTGGAGCGAAGATCTGGTGGATGACATGCTGGTGGCGTTCTTTGTGCTTGCCCATGAGCACGCATTAGTGCCACCAGACACAGACATGGTGCAGTTCAGACGTTGGTTTGAACTCATGGGGCTGCAGCGCCATATCAAGGCGGCCGGTATTTTTGCCCGCCTCAATCACAGGGATGGCAAGGCCGGGTACCTGAAGGACATTCCGCTTACGATGCACTACATCCGCGATGTGGCCGTTCGCTATAAAGAACTGGGGGACTTCGCCCAGTTCATCATGGGGCGGGTAATGCCTGCGCTGGAGGCAAAAGCATGA